The following coding sequences lie in one Corynebacterium humireducens NBRC 106098 = DSM 45392 genomic window:
- the lysA gene encoding diaminopimelate decarboxylase has protein sequence MTSDFNDLPAHVWPRNAARQEDGVVTVAGVPLPEIAEEFGTPVFVVDEDDFRSRCQDMARAFGGPEHVHYASKAFLTRTVARWVDEEGLSLDVASLNELRIALAAEFPAARITAHGNNKGPSFLRACVTEGVGHVVLDSEQELELLDAIAAGAGVIQKVMIRVKPGIEAHTHEAIATSHEDQKFGFSLASGSAFRAAEAAVRAENLELVGLHCHVGSQVFDARGFTMAADRVLGLYSQIHRELGVQLPELDLGGGYGIAYTEDEQPLNVDEVAHDLLTAVAKTAAELGIDAPAVLVEPGRAIAGPGTVTVYEVGTVKDVTVSEDEKRRYLSVDGGMSDNIRPALYDALYDARVVNRFTEGEEISSRLVGSHCESGDILVRDARYPDDIVVGDLMAVAATGAYAYAMSSRYNAFGRPPVVAVRAGKTKLMLRRETVEDILALET, from the coding sequence ATGACCTCGGATTTCAACGATCTGCCGGCCCACGTCTGGCCGCGCAACGCCGCGCGCCAGGAGGACGGCGTGGTCACCGTCGCGGGTGTCCCGCTGCCGGAGATCGCCGAGGAGTTCGGTACCCCGGTCTTCGTCGTCGACGAGGACGACTTCCGTTCCCGCTGCCAGGACATGGCCCGCGCCTTCGGCGGCCCGGAGCACGTCCACTACGCCTCCAAGGCGTTCCTCACCCGCACCGTCGCCCGCTGGGTCGACGAGGAGGGGCTGTCGCTCGACGTCGCCTCGCTCAACGAGCTGCGGATCGCGCTGGCCGCCGAGTTCCCCGCCGCCCGCATCACCGCGCACGGCAACAACAAGGGCCCGTCCTTCCTGCGGGCGTGCGTCACCGAGGGCGTCGGCCACGTCGTCCTCGACTCCGAGCAGGAGCTCGAGCTTCTCGACGCCATCGCCGCCGGCGCCGGCGTCATCCAGAAGGTGATGATCCGCGTCAAGCCGGGCATCGAGGCGCACACCCACGAGGCCATCGCCACGTCCCACGAGGACCAGAAGTTCGGCTTCTCCCTGGCCTCCGGCTCGGCGTTCCGCGCCGCGGAGGCCGCCGTCCGCGCCGAGAACCTCGAGCTCGTGGGCCTGCACTGCCACGTCGGCTCCCAGGTCTTCGACGCCCGGGGCTTCACGATGGCCGCCGACCGCGTGCTGGGCCTCTACTCGCAGATCCACCGCGAACTCGGCGTGCAGCTGCCCGAGCTCGATCTCGGCGGCGGCTACGGCATCGCCTACACCGAGGACGAGCAGCCCCTCAACGTCGACGAGGTCGCCCACGACCTGCTCACCGCCGTGGCCAAGACCGCCGCGGAGCTGGGCATCGACGCCCCCGCCGTCCTCGTCGAGCCGGGCCGCGCCATCGCCGGCCCCGGCACGGTGACGGTCTACGAGGTCGGCACCGTCAAGGACGTCACCGTCTCCGAGGACGAGAAGCGACGCTACCTCTCCGTCGACGGCGGCATGTCCGACAACATCCGCCCGGCCCTCTACGACGCGCTTTACGACGCCCGCGTGGTCAACCGTTTCACCGAGGGCGAGGAGATCTCCTCCCGCCTCGTCGGTTCCCACTGCGAGTCCGGCGACATTCTCGTCCGCGACGCGCGCTACCCCGACGACATCGTGGTCGGGGACCTCATGGCCGTCGCCGCGACCGGCGCCTACGCCTACGCCATGTCCTCGCGCTACAACGCCTTCGGCCGTCCGCCGGTCGTCGCGGTGCGTGCCGGCAAGACGAAGCTCATGCTGCGCCGCGAGACCGTCGAGGACATTCTCGCGCTGGAGACGTAG
- a CDS encoding DUF937 domain-containing protein — MTNNINDLLSKLPIDSIAARLGEDPAQVRQASEKILSTLLAGMGANAQDQAGRDSLASALESHNPDLVEGDVNVDDIDTQDGAKIAHHVFGQNEDQVAHQLGGLVGGTSLVRALMPILAPLAMSWLAGRLTQGGAGQAQARDKGGLLEMILGQVLGGGQTQTQAQGPGGLGGVLGDLLGGLLGGGRR; from the coding sequence ATGACAAACAACATCAACGATCTCCTGTCCAAGCTCCCGATCGACAGCATCGCCGCCCGCCTCGGCGAGGACCCGGCGCAGGTCCGCCAGGCCTCCGAGAAGATCCTGTCCACCCTGCTGGCCGGCATGGGTGCCAACGCCCAGGACCAGGCGGGGCGTGACTCGCTGGCCAGCGCACTGGAGTCGCACAACCCGGACCTCGTCGAGGGTGACGTCAACGTCGACGACATCGACACGCAGGACGGCGCGAAGATCGCCCACCATGTGTTCGGCCAGAACGAGGACCAGGTGGCGCACCAGCTCGGTGGCCTCGTCGGTGGCACGAGCCTCGTGCGTGCGCTCATGCCGATCCTGGCTCCGCTGGCTATGTCCTGGCTGGCGGGCCGCCTCACCCAGGGTGGTGCCGGGCAGGCGCAGGCCCGGGACAAGGGTGGCCTGCTCGAGATGATCCTCGGTCAGGTCCTCGGCGGTGGTCAGACCCAGACCCAGGCGCAGGGCCCGGGTGGGCTCGGCGGGGTCCTCGGGGACCTGTTGGGTGGGCTGCTGGGCGGTGGGCGTCGATAA
- a CDS encoding PspC domain-containing protein: MSNFNTPMHQRRLRRSLTDRYVAGVLGGIAETYDWNPTLVRLIFIAVAVLGTGTPLLAYVIAWFIMPTE, encoded by the coding sequence ATGAGCAACTTCAACACCCCGATGCACCAGCGCCGCCTGCGCCGTTCCCTCACCGACCGTTACGTCGCCGGTGTCCTGGGCGGCATCGCCGAGACCTACGACTGGAACCCGACCCTGGTCCGCCTGATCTTCATCGCGGTCGCCGTCCTCGGCACCGGCACCCCGCTCCTGGCGTACGTCATCGCCTGGTTCATCATGCCGACAGAGTAG
- a CDS encoding aconitate hydratase, translating into MTTNSFDTWDTLRVGDTDYEIHRLDGVETKARLPYSLRILLENLLRNEDGRLVTRDQIEALRNWSPDKVSTEEIQFSPARVLMQDFTGVPCVVDLVAMRDAMSDLGGDPQKINPLIPGELVIDHSLIADAFGSPQALGINAQLEFERNEERYQLLRWAQQSFADFVVVPPDTGICHQVNLEYLSRVVFTRERDGVVQAYPDTLVGTDSHTPMVNGLGVLGWGVGGIEAEAAMLGQPASLLIPEVVGLKLIGELPAGTTATDLVLTVAELLRRTRVVGKFVEFFGPGVASIPLANRATLGNMSPEYGATVAIFPVDEETLNYLRLTGREEQQIALVEEYAKVQGLWHDPDSPADYSQVVELDLATVTPSISGPSRPQDRMNLADAPATVLGLLAGEHDIYHPAAGGVDDASADSFPASDPVYLHTGQYRDAPPRELSRRQLTMNAKLGWPSDPVDVVIDGTPAIIDHGDVVIAAITSCTNTSNPSVMLGAALLAKKAVERGLRTRPWVKTTLAPGSRVVTTYLERAGLTEYLDRLGFHNIGYGCTTCIGNSGPLIPEVSRAVTGNGLNVASVLSGNRNFEGRIHPEVKMNFLASPPLVVAYALAGSLHTNLLEDPLAQDPEGRDVYLRDIWPTEEEIRAVVDEHVRAEMFSASYDTVFDGDDNWRGMAIPEGDKYAWSGESTYIRKPPYFDGMEVEPAPVEDIAGARVLALLGDSVTTDHISPAGAINPTSPAGRYLQEQGVEPRDFNSYGSRRGNHHVMVRGTFANVRLRNLLAPGTEGGVTRHLPDGEEMSIYDAAQRYREENVPLIVLAGAEYGSGSSRDWAAKGTSLLGVRAVIARSFERIHRSNLVGMGVLPLQFPEGESAASYDLTGDEVFSVTGLAGREDIPRTVTVRAESPERTVEFEAVVRIDTPAEEAYFRHGGILPYVLRQLL; encoded by the coding sequence ATGACGACCAATAGCTTCGACACCTGGGACACCCTGCGGGTCGGTGACACCGACTACGAGATCCACCGGCTCGACGGCGTCGAGACGAAAGCGCGGCTCCCCTACTCGCTGCGTATCCTGCTGGAGAACCTGCTGCGCAACGAGGACGGGCGGCTGGTCACGAGGGACCAGATCGAGGCGCTGCGAAACTGGTCGCCCGACAAGGTGTCCACGGAGGAGATCCAGTTCTCCCCGGCGCGCGTGCTCATGCAGGACTTCACGGGCGTGCCGTGCGTCGTGGACCTGGTCGCCATGCGCGACGCCATGTCCGACCTCGGCGGCGACCCGCAGAAGATCAACCCGCTCATCCCGGGGGAACTGGTCATCGACCACTCCCTCATCGCCGACGCCTTCGGCAGCCCGCAGGCACTCGGCATCAACGCGCAGCTGGAGTTCGAGCGCAACGAGGAGCGCTACCAGCTGCTGAGGTGGGCGCAGCAGTCCTTCGCCGATTTCGTGGTGGTGCCGCCGGACACCGGCATCTGCCACCAGGTCAACCTGGAGTACCTGTCGCGTGTGGTGTTCACCCGGGAGCGCGACGGCGTGGTGCAGGCGTACCCGGACACGCTCGTCGGCACCGACTCGCACACCCCGATGGTCAACGGCCTCGGCGTGCTCGGCTGGGGCGTGGGCGGCATCGAGGCGGAGGCCGCCATGCTCGGCCAGCCCGCCAGCCTGCTCATCCCGGAGGTCGTCGGCCTCAAGCTCATCGGTGAGCTGCCCGCCGGCACCACGGCGACGGACCTGGTGCTCACGGTGGCGGAGCTGCTGCGGAGGACGCGGGTCGTCGGCAAGTTCGTGGAGTTCTTCGGGCCCGGCGTGGCCTCCATCCCGCTGGCCAACCGCGCGACCCTGGGCAACATGAGCCCGGAGTACGGCGCCACCGTGGCGATCTTCCCTGTCGACGAGGAGACCCTCAACTACCTGCGCCTGACCGGGCGGGAGGAGCAGCAGATCGCGCTCGTCGAGGAGTACGCGAAGGTGCAGGGACTGTGGCACGACCCGGACTCCCCCGCGGACTACAGCCAGGTCGTCGAACTGGACCTGGCGACGGTCACCCCGTCGATCTCCGGTCCCAGCCGCCCACAGGACCGCATGAACCTGGCCGACGCCCCCGCCACCGTGCTGGGCCTGCTCGCCGGGGAGCACGACATCTACCACCCGGCCGCCGGCGGCGTCGACGACGCCTCCGCGGACTCCTTCCCCGCCAGTGACCCCGTGTACCTGCACACGGGGCAGTACCGGGACGCGCCACCGCGGGAACTCTCGCGCCGCCAGCTCACCATGAACGCGAAGCTGGGCTGGCCCTCGGACCCGGTGGACGTCGTCATCGACGGCACCCCGGCGATCATCGACCACGGCGACGTGGTCATCGCGGCGATCACCTCGTGCACCAACACGTCCAACCCGTCCGTGATGCTGGGCGCTGCACTCCTGGCGAAGAAGGCCGTCGAACGTGGGCTGCGCACCCGCCCCTGGGTGAAGACGACCCTCGCGCCGGGTTCCCGCGTGGTCACCACCTACCTGGAGCGCGCCGGCCTGACGGAGTACCTGGACCGGCTGGGCTTCCACAACATCGGCTACGGCTGCACGACGTGCATCGGCAACTCGGGGCCGCTCATCCCGGAGGTGTCCCGCGCGGTGACGGGCAACGGACTCAACGTGGCGTCCGTGCTGTCGGGCAACCGCAACTTCGAGGGGCGCATCCACCCCGAGGTGAAGATGAACTTCCTCGCCTCCCCGCCGCTGGTGGTCGCCTACGCCCTGGCGGGCAGCCTGCACACCAACCTGCTGGAGGACCCGCTGGCGCAGGACCCCGAGGGCCGGGACGTCTACCTGCGTGACATCTGGCCGACGGAGGAGGAGATCCGCGCGGTCGTCGACGAGCACGTGCGCGCGGAGATGTTCTCCGCCAGCTACGACACGGTCTTCGACGGTGACGACAACTGGCGCGGCATGGCCATCCCGGAGGGCGACAAGTACGCCTGGAGCGGGGAGTCCACCTACATCCGGAAACCCCCCTACTTCGACGGCATGGAGGTCGAACCCGCCCCGGTCGAGGACATCGCGGGGGCGCGTGTGCTGGCGCTGTTGGGCGACTCGGTGACCACCGACCACATCTCCCCGGCCGGCGCGATCAACCCGACCTCACCTGCGGGCCGCTACCTGCAGGAACAGGGTGTGGAGCCGAGGGACTTCAACTCCTACGGCTCGCGACGCGGCAACCACCACGTGATGGTCCGCGGCACCTTCGCCAACGTGCGGCTGCGGAACCTGCTCGCCCCCGGCACGGAGGGTGGGGTCACCCGTCACCTCCCCGACGGCGAGGAGATGTCCATTTACGACGCCGCGCAACGCTACCGGGAGGAGAACGTGCCGCTCATCGTCCTCGCGGGCGCCGAGTACGGTTCCGGGTCCTCCCGCGACTGGGCGGCGAAGGGCACGTCACTGCTCGGGGTGCGTGCGGTGATCGCCCGCTCCTTCGAGCGCATCCACCGCTCCAACCTGGTGGGCATGGGAGTGCTGCCGCTGCAGTTCCCGGAGGGCGAATCGGCGGCGTCCTACGATCTCACCGGCGACGAGGTCTTCTCGGTCACGGGATTGGCCGGCCGGGAGGACATCCCCCGGACGGTGACGGTGCGTGCCGAGTCCCCGGAGCGCACCGTCGAGTTCGAGGCGGTCGTGCGCATCGACACCCCCGCAGAGGAGGCGTACTTCCGGCACGGCGGCATCCTGCCGTACGTGCTGCGCCAGCTGCTCTGA
- a CDS encoding MarR family winged helix-turn-helix transcriptional regulator, with amino-acid sequence MGNDARWLNDEEQALWRLILAGMRKIDRVMDETLLATSDLSSSEFSVLVSLSEAENQSLRLRDLCASLDWDRSRTSHQITRMERRGLVTKRKSEGDARGVVVSLTDEGMRRLEAAAPEHVESVRRVVFDHMTPEQHTHLKAFMQGVVAVTNVPGHPDFCGSDDADC; translated from the coding sequence ATGGGAAACGATGCACGCTGGCTCAACGATGAAGAACAGGCGCTGTGGCGACTCATTCTCGCGGGAATGCGGAAGATCGACCGGGTGATGGATGAGACCCTCCTCGCCACGAGCGATCTCTCCAGCTCCGAGTTCTCTGTGCTCGTGAGCCTCTCCGAGGCCGAGAACCAGTCGCTGCGTCTGCGTGACCTGTGCGCCAGCCTCGACTGGGACCGCTCCCGCACCTCCCACCAGATCACCCGCATGGAACGCCGCGGCCTGGTGACCAAGCGCAAGAGCGAGGGCGACGCCCGCGGCGTCGTCGTCTCCCTCACCGACGAGGGCATGCGCCGACTCGAGGCCGCTGCCCCGGAGCACGTCGAGAGCGTCCGCCGCGTCGTCTTCGACCACATGACCCCGGAGCAGCACACCCACCTCAAGGCCTTCATGCAGGGCGTTGTCGCGGTGACCAACGTCCCGGGGCACCCCGACTTCTGCGGTTCCGACGACGCCGACTGCTGA
- a CDS encoding homoserine dehydrogenase: MTVTQQPSFNPGKGAGEPVGVAILGHGTVGSEVLRLMGEYSDALAHRIGGPLELKGVAVSDLSKPREGVDRELLTDDALSLINRDDVDIVVEVIGGIEYPRELVLAALRAGKSVVTANKALVAAHADELADAADAANVDLYFEAAVAAAIPVVGMLRRSLAGDNILRISGIVNGTTNFILDAMESTGASYDDALAEATRLGYAEADPTADVEGHDAASKAAILASLGFHTRVKFDDVSCEGISKVTAEDIEAARDAGYVIKLLAICERVTDKDGVESVASRVHPTLVPVDHPLASVNQSYNAIFVEAEAAGRLMFYGNGAGGAPTASAVLGDLVGAARNKVHGGRAPGENTYANLPIADLGDVRTRYHIDMEVEDRTGVLAELSAIFATHDISLKTVRQEEAGDHARLIVVTHSAREADLAATVEDLKKAPAVKSVDSVLRLI, from the coding sequence ATGACCGTCACTCAGCAGCCCAGCTTCAACCCCGGCAAGGGAGCCGGCGAGCCGGTGGGCGTCGCCATTCTCGGCCACGGCACCGTCGGATCTGAGGTGCTGCGCCTGATGGGCGAGTACTCCGACGCGCTCGCGCACCGCATCGGCGGTCCGCTCGAGCTCAAGGGTGTGGCCGTGTCCGACCTCTCCAAGCCGCGCGAGGGCGTGGACCGTGAGCTGCTCACCGATGACGCGCTGAGCCTCATCAACCGCGACGACGTCGACATCGTCGTCGAGGTCATCGGCGGCATCGAGTACCCGCGTGAGCTGGTCCTGGCCGCCCTGCGCGCCGGCAAGTCCGTCGTCACCGCCAACAAGGCCCTCGTCGCCGCGCACGCCGACGAGCTTGCCGACGCCGCCGACGCCGCCAACGTCGACCTCTACTTCGAGGCCGCCGTCGCCGCCGCCATCCCGGTCGTCGGCATGCTGCGTCGTTCCCTCGCCGGCGACAACATCCTGCGTATCTCCGGCATCGTCAACGGCACCACCAACTTCATCCTCGACGCGATGGAGTCCACCGGCGCCAGCTACGACGACGCGCTCGCCGAGGCCACCCGTCTGGGCTACGCCGAGGCCGACCCGACCGCCGACGTCGAGGGCCACGACGCCGCCTCCAAGGCCGCCATCCTCGCCTCCCTGGGCTTCCACACCCGCGTCAAGTTCGACGACGTCAGCTGCGAGGGCATCTCCAAGGTCACCGCCGAGGACATCGAGGCCGCCCGCGACGCCGGCTACGTGATCAAGCTGCTCGCCATCTGTGAGCGCGTCACCGACAAGGACGGCGTGGAGTCCGTCGCCAGCCGCGTCCACCCGACCCTCGTTCCGGTCGACCACCCGCTGGCCTCGGTCAACCAGTCCTACAACGCCATCTTCGTCGAGGCCGAGGCAGCCGGTCGCCTGATGTTCTACGGCAACGGTGCCGGTGGCGCCCCGACCGCCTCCGCCGTCCTCGGTGACCTCGTCGGCGCCGCCCGCAACAAGGTCCACGGTGGCCGCGCCCCGGGCGAGAACACCTACGCGAACCTGCCGATCGCCGACCTCGGCGACGTGCGCACCCGCTACCACATCGACATGGAGGTCGAGGACCGCACCGGTGTCCTCGCCGAGCTGTCCGCGATCTTCGCCACCCACGACATCTCCCTCAAGACCGTCCGCCAGGAGGAGGCCGGCGACCACGCCCGCCTCATCGTCGTCACGCATTCCGCACGTGAGGCCGACCTGGCCGCCACCGTCGAGGACCTGAAGAAGGCCCCGGCGGTCAAGTCCGTCGACAGCGTCCTGCGACTCATCTAG
- the argS gene encoding arginine--tRNA ligase codes for MTPADLASLIRDTAAGVLSSRDLDISVLPDPVVVERPRNPEHGDYATNLALQVAKKVGTNPRELATWLAEALAEDPAIDEATIAGPGFLNIRLAAAAQGEIVAKILAAGEQYGHLDIYAGQRINLEFVSANPTGPIHLGGTRWAAVGDSLGRVLTAAGAQVTREYYFNDHGGQIDRFARSLVAAAQGEPTPEDGYGGDYIREIAQAVVEKQPTALDGTPEQVQETFRAEGVEMMFAHIKESLHEFGTDFDVYFHENSLFESGAVDKAVQTLKDNGNLYESDGAWWLRSTDFGDDKDRVVIKSDGDAAYIAGDIAYVADKIDRGHDLCIYMLGADHHGYVARLKAAAAALGYDADQVEVMIGQMVNLLRDGEAVRMSKRAGTVITLDDLVEAIGIDAARYSLIRSSVDSSLDIDLALWASQSSDNPVYYVQYGHARLCSIARKAAELGVTADNPDLSLLTHEREGDLIRTLGEFPNVVKAAAELREPHRIARYAEELAGVFHRFYDNCQILPKADEEAAPIHTARLALAAATRQTLANALGLVGVTAPERM; via the coding sequence ATGACACCTGCTGATCTTGCGTCCCTCATCCGGGACACCGCCGCCGGCGTGCTCTCGTCCCGTGACCTCGACATCTCTGTTCTGCCCGACCCGGTGGTCGTCGAGCGTCCCCGTAATCCGGAGCACGGCGACTACGCCACCAACCTGGCCCTGCAGGTGGCCAAGAAGGTCGGCACCAACCCCCGCGAGCTGGCCACCTGGCTGGCCGAGGCCCTGGCGGAGGACCCCGCCATCGACGAGGCCACCATCGCGGGCCCGGGCTTCCTCAACATCCGCCTGGCGGCTGCGGCGCAGGGTGAGATCGTGGCGAAGATCCTCGCGGCCGGCGAGCAGTACGGCCACCTCGACATCTACGCCGGCCAGAGGATCAACCTGGAGTTCGTCTCCGCGAACCCGACCGGCCCGATCCACCTCGGCGGCACCCGCTGGGCGGCCGTCGGTGACTCCCTGGGCCGCGTGCTCACCGCCGCCGGCGCGCAGGTGACCCGCGAGTACTACTTCAACGACCACGGCGGCCAGATCGACCGTTTCGCACGTTCCCTCGTCGCGGCCGCCCAGGGTGAGCCGACCCCCGAGGACGGTTACGGCGGCGACTACATCCGGGAGATCGCGCAGGCGGTCGTCGAGAAGCAGCCGACGGCGCTGGACGGCACCCCGGAGCAGGTCCAGGAGACCTTCCGCGCCGAGGGCGTCGAGATGATGTTCGCGCACATCAAGGAGTCGCTGCACGAGTTCGGGACCGACTTCGACGTGTACTTCCACGAGAACTCGCTGTTCGAGTCGGGGGCCGTGGACAAGGCGGTGCAGACCCTCAAGGACAACGGCAACCTCTACGAGTCCGACGGCGCCTGGTGGCTGCGTTCCACCGACTTCGGCGACGACAAGGACCGCGTCGTGATCAAGTCCGACGGCGACGCCGCGTACATCGCCGGTGACATCGCCTACGTCGCGGACAAGATCGACCGTGGCCACGACCTGTGCATCTACATGCTCGGCGCCGACCACCACGGCTACGTCGCCCGCCTCAAGGCCGCCGCGGCCGCGCTGGGCTACGACGCCGACCAGGTGGAGGTCATGATCGGCCAGATGGTCAACCTGCTCCGCGACGGCGAGGCGGTGCGCATGTCCAAGCGTGCCGGCACCGTCATCACCCTCGACGACCTGGTCGAGGCCATCGGCATCGACGCCGCCCGCTACTCCCTCATCCGCTCCTCCGTCGACTCCTCCCTGGACATCGACCTGGCGCTGTGGGCCTCCCAGTCCTCGGACAACCCCGTCTACTACGTCCAGTACGGCCACGCCCGCCTGTGCTCCATCGCGCGCAAGGCCGCCGAGCTGGGCGTCACCGCCGACAACCCGGACCTCTCCCTGCTCACCCACGAGCGGGAGGGCGACCTCATCCGCACCCTCGGCGAGTTCCCGAACGTGGTCAAGGCCGCGGCGGAACTGCGTGAGCCGCACCGTATCGCCCGTTATGCCGAGGAACTGGCCGGCGTGTTCCACCGCTTCTACGACAACTGCCAGATCCTGCCGAAGGCGGACGAAGAGGCCGCCCCGATCCACACCGCCCGCCTGGCGCTGGCTGCGGCCACCCGCCAGACCCTGGCCAACGCGCTCGGCCTGGTCGGTGTCACCGCCCCGGAGAGGATGTAA
- a CDS encoding alpha/beta hydrolase: MHLLPRALTAVALLGLLPVSAVAAPAATAAPAQPITWEACPEQVTDPTAQCGRIDVPMYHSDPAGPTISVGFVRVPAASGAARGTLFTNPGGPGGDAYSYVGGQENFAWPAGLVNEWERVAVQPRGLPGSTGVNCAEEAMAMGPVDALTNQGGFIRAACEANHPGYTASLTTDNTAEDWEWVRNALRREKISVLGLSYGTYLGSAYATRYPQHTDRVVLDSAMDPKLAWNGIMGSQQAGYENALHDFMTWVAERHDVYGLGETPLAVYQAWSARVVAETGTNPTVVPPPAQVGDLPPGLLSSGQPGAQAMTAVNPFVVSSQGLSSQVVTGGNQATSPTLAITRQILPFTAQWPNLAEMINGTRPTPNPAELAAEMSETQLLDFANAQLMQRLVMCNENHYPANPADMPKYAWTNFVTGDIFTAPNAMFTSGAACAGAPPVASLPAVSGAELGVRPLLIQATGDPQTPYGTHRALADAMNAHVVTVNGSGHGHVGLGNAAVDEIVVDYLRDGQVTVTEVPGLNR; encoded by the coding sequence ATGCATCTTCTCCCCCGCGCCCTGACCGCAGTCGCCCTGCTCGGCCTCCTGCCGGTGTCGGCCGTGGCGGCCCCCGCCGCCACCGCAGCCCCCGCCCAGCCCATCACCTGGGAGGCCTGCCCCGAGCAGGTGACCGACCCGACGGCACAGTGCGGGCGTATCGACGTCCCCATGTACCACTCCGACCCCGCCGGCCCCACGATCTCCGTGGGCTTCGTCCGCGTGCCCGCCGCCTCCGGCGCCGCCCGCGGCACCCTGTTCACCAACCCCGGCGGCCCGGGCGGCGACGCCTACTCCTACGTCGGTGGCCAGGAGAACTTCGCCTGGCCCGCCGGACTGGTCAACGAGTGGGAGCGCGTCGCCGTCCAGCCGCGTGGCCTGCCCGGCTCCACCGGCGTGAACTGCGCCGAGGAGGCCATGGCGATGGGCCCGGTCGACGCGCTCACCAACCAGGGTGGCTTCATCCGGGCCGCCTGCGAGGCCAACCACCCCGGCTACACCGCCTCCCTGACCACGGACAACACCGCCGAGGACTGGGAGTGGGTCCGCAACGCCCTGCGCCGCGAGAAGATCTCCGTCCTCGGCCTGTCCTACGGCACCTACCTCGGCTCCGCGTACGCCACCCGCTACCCGCAGCACACCGACCGCGTCGTCCTCGACTCCGCCATGGACCCGAAGCTCGCCTGGAACGGCATCATGGGCTCCCAGCAGGCCGGCTACGAGAACGCCCTCCACGACTTCATGACCTGGGTCGCCGAGCGCCACGACGTCTACGGCCTCGGCGAGACCCCGCTCGCCGTCTACCAGGCGTGGTCCGCCCGCGTCGTCGCCGAGACCGGCACCAACCCGACCGTCGTCCCGCCGCCGGCGCAGGTCGGCGACCTGCCCCCGGGTCTCCTCTCGTCCGGACAGCCCGGCGCGCAGGCCATGACCGCCGTCAACCCCTTCGTCGTCTCCTCTCAGGGTCTGAGCTCCCAGGTGGTCACCGGCGGCAACCAGGCGACCTCCCCCACCCTCGCCATCACCCGCCAGATCCTGCCCTTCACCGCCCAGTGGCCCAACCTCGCCGAGATGATCAACGGCACGAGGCCCACCCCGAACCCGGCCGAGCTCGCCGCCGAGATGTCGGAGACCCAGCTCCTCGACTTCGCCAACGCCCAGCTCATGCAGCGCCTCGTCATGTGCAACGAGAACCACTACCCCGCCAACCCGGCCGACATGCCGAAGTACGCGTGGACCAACTTCGTCACCGGCGACATCTTCACCGCCCCCAACGCGATGTTCACCTCCGGCGCCGCCTGCGCCGGCGCCCCGCCCGTCGCCTCCCTGCCGGCCGTCTCGGGTGCTGAACTGGGCGTCCGGCCGCTGCTGATCCAGGCCACCGGCGACCCGCAGACCCCCTACGGCACCCACCGCGCGCTTGCCGACGCCATGAACGCCCACGTCGTCACCGTCAACGGCTCCGGCCACGGCCACGTCGGCCTGGGCAACGCCGCCGTCGACGAGATCGTCGTCGACTACCTGCGTGACGGACAGGTCACCGTGACCGAGGTGCCGGGCCTCAACCGCTAG
- a CDS encoding hexameric tyrosine-coordinated heme protein, with protein MLVPGNTLLTDTPEEGRALAIMLARKTVAAIQPDADVRQRLRPDYAGNADSLTMAAHAVAVEFATIAAANNYWRERVSNDDQ; from the coding sequence ATGCTCGTCCCCGGAAACACCCTGCTCACCGACACTCCTGAGGAAGGACGCGCGCTCGCCATCATGCTGGCGCGCAAGACCGTCGCCGCCATCCAGCCGGACGCGGATGTCCGGCAGCGGCTGCGCCCCGATTACGCGGGCAACGCCGATTCGCTGACGATGGCCGCCCATGCCGTGGCCGTGGAGTTCGCCACGATCGCCGCCGCCAACAACTACTGGCGCGAGAGGGTCAGCAATGACGACCAATAG
- the catC gene encoding muconolactone Delta-isomerase, with amino-acid sequence MLFLARMDVTFPESLTPEQVADFQVREKEYSGNLQREGIMKGIWRVVGEYANYSIYDVRDNDHLHEILSGFPMYKYMDIRVTPLAQHPNATREDFF; translated from the coding sequence ATGCTGTTCCTGGCACGTATGGATGTCACGTTCCCCGAGTCCCTCACCCCCGAGCAGGTCGCCGACTTCCAGGTCCGCGAGAAGGAGTACTCCGGCAACCTGCAGCGGGAGGGCATCATGAAGGGCATCTGGCGGGTCGTCGGCGAGTACGCGAACTACTCCATCTACGACGTCCGCGACAACGACCACCTCCACGAGATCCTCTCCGGCTTCCCGATGTACAAGTACATGGACATCAGGGTCACGCCGCTGGCGCAGCACCCGAACGCCACGCGCGAGGACTTCTTCTAG